In a single window of the Coregonus clupeaformis isolate EN_2021a chromosome 10, ASM2061545v1, whole genome shotgun sequence genome:
- the LOC121575102 gene encoding chymotrypsin-like elastase family member 2A isoform X2, with translation MTAAHCIDLNLNYRVVVGKHNLAEAEPSAQAYFPAKKGIIVHKHYNPVLLSVGNDIAMIKLAEHVTLSDQVQLACVPAPGTILSNNYPCYITGWGRLTTGGPTPDTLQQALMPVVDHKTCTQSDWWGVSIRRSMVCAGGDGVVGGCNGDSGGPLNCKNSAGVWEVHGIASFVSGQGCNYIKKPTVFTRVSDYNEWIDETMMDN, from the exons ATGACTGCTGCCCACTGCATTGA TCTGAACCTGAATTATCGTGTGGTTGTGGGCAAACACAACCTGGCAGAGGCTGAGCCCAGTGCTCAGGCCTACTTCCCAGCTAAGAAAGGAATCATCGTGCACAAacactataaccctgtcctcctgtCAGTGGG CAATGACATCGCCATGATCAAGCTGGCAGAGCATGTGACTCTGAGTGACCAGGTCCAGCTGGCTTGTGTCCCCGCCCCCGGAACCATCTTGTCCAATAATTACCCCTGCTACATCACCGGCTGGGGAAGACTCACCA CCGGAGGCCCCACCCCTGACACCCTGCAACAGGCCCTGATGCCCGTGGTGGACCACAAGACGTGCACCCAGAGCGACTGGTGGGGCGTGTCCATTCGCAGGTCCATGGTCTGTGCCGGAGGGGACGGAGTGGTGGGAGGCTGCAAC GGAGACTCTGGTGGCCCACTGAACTGTAAGAACTCTGCGGGAGTATGGGAGGTGCATGGCATTGCTAGCTTCGTCTCCGGCCAGGGCTGCAACTACATCAAGAAGCCCACCGTCTTCACCCGCGTCTCCGACTACAATGAGTGGATTGATGAG ACCATGATGGACAACTAA
- the LOC121575102 gene encoding chymotrypsin-like elastase family member 2A isoform X1: MTSIILVLALVASAYGCGTPAIKPDTTRVVNGVDARPNSWPWQISLQYERNGEYRHTCGGSLIATNWVMTAAHCIDLNLNYRVVVGKHNLAEAEPSAQAYFPAKKGIIVHKHYNPVLLSVGNDIAMIKLAEHVTLSDQVQLACVPAPGTILSNNYPCYITGWGRLTTGGPTPDTLQQALMPVVDHKTCTQSDWWGVSIRRSMVCAGGDGVVGGCNGDSGGPLNCKNSAGVWEVHGIASFVSGQGCNYIKKPTVFTRVSDYNEWIDETMMDN, translated from the exons ATGACTTCTATCATTTTGGTCTTGGCCCTCGTTGCCAGCG CATATGGCTGTGGAACCCCAGCCATTAAGCCTGATACAACCCGCGTGGTCAATGGCGTGGATGCCCGCCCCAACAGCTGGCCTTGGCAG ATCTCTCTGCAGTATGAGAGGAATGGTGAGTACAGACACACCTGTGGTGGATCCCTCATCGCTACCAACTGGGTTATGACTGCTGCCCACTGCATTGA TCTGAACCTGAATTATCGTGTGGTTGTGGGCAAACACAACCTGGCAGAGGCTGAGCCCAGTGCTCAGGCCTACTTCCCAGCTAAGAAAGGAATCATCGTGCACAAacactataaccctgtcctcctgtCAGTGGG CAATGACATCGCCATGATCAAGCTGGCAGAGCATGTGACTCTGAGTGACCAGGTCCAGCTGGCTTGTGTCCCCGCCCCCGGAACCATCTTGTCCAATAATTACCCCTGCTACATCACCGGCTGGGGAAGACTCACCA CCGGAGGCCCCACCCCTGACACCCTGCAACAGGCCCTGATGCCCGTGGTGGACCACAAGACGTGCACCCAGAGCGACTGGTGGGGCGTGTCCATTCGCAGGTCCATGGTCTGTGCCGGAGGGGACGGAGTGGTGGGAGGCTGCAAC GGAGACTCTGGTGGCCCACTGAACTGTAAGAACTCTGCGGGAGTATGGGAGGTGCATGGCATTGCTAGCTTCGTCTCCGGCCAGGGCTGCAACTACATCAAGAAGCCCACCGTCTTCACCCGCGTCTCCGACTACAATGAGTGGATTGATGAG ACCATGATGGACAACTAA